In the genome of Salmo trutta chromosome 39, fSalTru1.1, whole genome shotgun sequence, the window agagagagaagaagcgatgagggagaaagagagaagcggagagagagagaggagagagagagagagagagagagagagacgagagagagagagagagagagagagacagagagagagagagagaagagagagagagagagagagagagagagatagagagagacagagagagaggagagagagagagagagagagagagagatgagagagagacagagagatagagacaaagagaagagagatagaggagagaaaagagagagagcaagagagagagtagagagagagagagagagagagtagagagagagagagagagaaaccgagagagagagagagagagagagagagagagagagagagagagagagagagagagagaaagcgatgggggagaaaagagagagcgagagagagagagagagagagagatagagaggagaggagagagagagagagagagagagagagagagaaagagagagagagaagagagaaagcgatggggggggggagaaagagagagcgagagagaggagagagagagagagagagagaggagagagagagagagagagagagaggagagagagagagaaagagagagagagagagagagagagagagagagagagagagagagagagagagagagaaagagagagagagagagagagagagaaagcgatgggggagaaagagagagcgagagagagagagagagagagagagagagagagagagagagagagagagagagagagagagagagagaaagcgatgggggagaaagagagagcgagagagagggatggaagacgAGGAGGACTTTGCTCTTTGTTTGCATGTCTTGACTGTCTCTCTGCTGAGTGTTGAGGAAGCCCAGAGAGACTGCTCTGCTCGGGTCTCTGCTTGGGTCTGTTCCACTGTGAACACAGTGTTCAGTCTGGtagatctacagttgaagtcggaagtttacatacaccttaggcaaatacatttaaactcagtttttcacaattcctgacatttaatcctagtaaaaattcattgtcttcggtcagttaggatcaccacttagttttaagaatgtgaaatgtcagaataatattagagagaatgatttatttcagcttttatttctttcatcgcgtTCCCagcaggtcagaagtttacatacactcaattagtatttggtagcattgactttaaattgtttaacttgggtcaaacgtttctggtagccttccacaagcttcccacaattgttgggtgaattttggcccattcctcctgatgtaacggagtcaggtttgtaggcctccttgctcgcacatgcttttccagttctgcccacaaattgtctataggattgaggtcagggctttgtgatggccactccaataccttgactttgttgtccttaagtcattttgccacaactttggaagtatgcttggggtcattgtccatttggaagacccatttgcgatcaagctttaacttcctgactgatgtcttgagatgttgcttcaatatatccacatcattttcctacctcatgatgccatctatttagtgaagtgcaccagaccctcctgcagcaaagcacccccacaacatgatgctgccacacctgtgcttcacggttgggaaggtgttctttggcttgcaagcctccccctttttcctccaaacataacaatggtcattatggccaaacagttctatttttgtttcatcagaccagagaacatttctccaaaaagtacgatctttgtccccatgtgcagttgcaaaacgtagtctggcttttttatggcggttttgggcttcttccttgctgagcggcctttcaggttatgttgatataggactcgttttactgtggatatagatacttttgtacctgtttcctacagcatcttcgcaaggtcctttgctgttgttctgggattgatttgcacttttcgcaccaaagtacgttcatctctaggagacagaacacgtctccttcctgagccatACGagggctgcatggtcccatggtgtttatacttgcgtactattgtttgtacagatgaacgtggtaccttcaggcatttggaaaatgctcccaaggatgaatcagacttgtggaggtctacagtttttgtttctgaggtcttggctgatttctttagattttctcatgatgtcaagcagaggcactgagtttgaaggtagaccttgaaatacatccacatgtacacctccaattgactcaaattatgtaatttagcctatcagaagcttctaatgccatgacataattttctggaattttcctagctgtttaaaggcacagtcaacttagtgaatgtaaccttctgacccactggaattatgataaagtgaattataagtgaaataatctgtctgtaaacaattgctgggaaaatgacttgtgtcatgcacacagtagatgtcctaaccgacttgccaaaactatagtttgtttacaagaaatgtgtggagtggttgaaaaaacgagttttaatgactccaacctaagtgtctgGAAACTTCCGCTGTAGCTATAGCTCTGACACCACCAGGCCTGGGTAGGGGAGGAGCCATCACTGCACACCTCACTCACTCATTGGGCCCAACAATGATGGCCTCTGGGGTATGTTTTCTTATCTATGTGATACTACTggtgaataaatgaatgaatgcatgaatgaatgaatgaatgaatggacaaattaattaattatatttaattttcgtgtcaaatcgcctattggcaacccatcccttgaCAAATactcaaacattacaataattctcTGTGATAATTCAGTGATAATTCTATAGTGGTATAGTACCACCCCGCTCTCCAGGTAGATAGTGGCTTATCACACTCAGCCCCTAGGAACAATGTGAGCCTCAAGGGCCAAACCCAAAGCGTCTTGCATAAGTAGGATTGTACGTCTTCTGACTTCACCAATACATACAATTCTCAATAAAAGTCATTAGAGTCTGGGGTAAATCTGAGAGGATGAGGTCTCctgagaaatgtattttttccTCTCATCCCATCATGGCATCCATAGTCCATACGAAGTCCTTAGAAAGTTAAAGCCCCCTTCCGTCAGCCAGTGAGAGCTGTGACAGATGTTTATGATGACATCATCATTAATGGCACCCTTTGTTTAGGCCATGCTTTTCTTAGGAACGATGATGGCTCTCTTGCTCTTTTCTTGGACGAGAGAGGGCAGGCCAGGCACATACCTCTCTTCTCTTTGGGATGCTTTTCCTTTTTAAGGCAGGTTGGCCTAACCTCCTCCACTGAGAAGAACACTCTGCCTAACCATGTGTGGATGATGCAGCATTTAAACCCATCTTTAAATTGTTCTGTCATGAAGTCAGTGAAGCCAGGTCTTGTGTATGGTGTGCTAATATGATGTATTGTGTACTACATGCTGTCAATGAATTACTATGCTTTCGTATTTAGCTATCCAGTAAACCTTTAATATAACGTTCTTAAGAACATGTGTCATTGGAGCATGTCTGAATCAACCAATCAGCTCCATCAAACTACAACAGACAGAGCAACAATACAACAAATGATATTCTACAAacccatttagaaatgaaagagCAAAAGAGTGGCATTGATTTCATCCTAGCTTTGCTTTGAGTGATGTAATATAAACCCCTTCCTAACCCAAGGGTAAGGGTTGaaccggggtgtggacatgaagctagggttagggttgtagttgaggctaaggttagggttgaaccggggtgtggacatgaagctagggttagggttgtagttgaggctaaggttagggttgaaccggggtgtggacatgaagctagggttagggttgaccggggtgtggacatgaagctagggttagggttgtagttgaggctagggttagggttgaccggggtgtggacatgaagctagggttagggttgagctggggtgtagacatgaagctagggttagggttgtagttgaggctagggttagggttgaccggggtgtggacatgaagctagggttagggttgagctggggtgtggacatgaagctagggttagggttgtagttgaggctaaggttagggttgaaccggggtgtggacatgaggctaaggttagggttgagctggggtgtggacatgaagctagggttagggttgtagttgaggctaaggttagggttgaaccggggtgtggacatgaagctaggtttagggttatagttgaggctaaggttagggttgagctggggtgtggacatgaagctagggttagggttgtagttgaggctaaggttagggttgagctggggtgtagacatgaagctagggttagggttgtagttgaggctaaggttagggttgagctggggtgtggacatgaagctagggttagggttatagttgaggctaaggttagggttgagctggggtgtagacatgaagctagggttagggttgtagttgaggctaaggttagggttgagctggggtgtggacatgaagctagggttagggttgtagttgaggctaaggttagggttgagctggggtgtagacatgaagctagggttagggttgtagttgaggctaaggttagggttgagctggggtgtggacatgaagctagggttagggttgtagttgaggctaaggttagggttgaaccggggtgtggacatgaagctagggttagggttatagttgaggctagggttagggttgaccggggtgtggacatgaagctagggttagggttgtagttgaggctaaggttagggttgagctggggtgtggacatgaagctagggttagggttatagttgaggctaaggttagggttgagctggggtgtggacatgaagctagggttagggttatagttgaggctaaggttagggttgagctggggtgtggacatgaagctagggttagggttgtagttgaggctaaggttagggttgaaccggggtgtggacatgaagctagggttagggttatagttgaggctaaggttagggttgagctggggtgtggacatgaagctagggttagggttatagttgaggctaaggttagggttgagctggggtgtggacatgaagctagggttagggttgtagttgaggctaaggttagggttgagctggggtgtggacatgaagctagggttagggttgtagttgaggctaaggttagggttgagctggggtgtggacatgaagctagggttagggttatagttgaggctaaggttagggttgaaccggggtgtggacatgaagctaggtttagggttatagttgaggctaaggttagggttgagctggggtgtggacatgaagctagggttagggttatagttgaggctaaggttagggttgagctggggtgtagacatgaagctagggttagggttgtagttgaggctaaggttagggttgagctggggtgtggacatgaagctagggttagggttatagttgaggctaaggttagggttgagctggggtgtggacatgaagctagggttagggttatagttgaggctaaggttagggttgagctggggtgtggacatgaagctgagCTGAGGTCTAGCTGGCCATTGTGAGCTCAGTCATGCTGCTGTGACGGTCAGGGTGGACACAGCCTCCCAGaaccctctcctctcactctggaACACAATCTGAACCAAATACCAGACCCCACACCAGGACCTGTGACAGCCCAttctagagagggagggaggggggatgagagacggagagatagagacacagagaggggaagagaggggtagagacGGAAAGAGGGGAGGGTATATAGAGGATTTGAGGGAGGGGATGTGAGGGGGTAGGTACTACAAATAGCCAGCGTGAGTCCTGTGTGTCCCTCAGTCAGCCTCCCTGCTCCAGTCCACTCCAGCAGCCATCCCAGACCCTTCTCCTGCTCCAGCCCAGAACATTCTCCTGCTCCAGCCCAGAACCTTCTCCTGCTTCAGCCCAGACCCTTCTCCTGCTCCAGCCCAGAACCTTCTCCTGCTTCAGCCCAGACCCTTCTGCACTCTACCATGAGCTCCTACCGCTCTTCTGCCCAGTCGGCCCAGTCTGGCTCCTCCTCCTACCGCCGCACCTTTGGCGCAGGGTACAGCCCTGCCATGTCCCATTCCCTCTACAGCAGCCGGGGCTCGGGCGGGGGGCTCGGACTCGGACATGGCGGCTCCGGGCACATCTCCTCCCGGGTCTACGAAGTCACCAAGACCTCCGCCTCGCCCTCTTACTCCGGCTACCGCACCTCGTCTCACTTCGGCGGACCTGTGATGTCATCGACCGCACACGGTTCGCGGTCCTACGCGGGGATGGGGGAGACGCTGGACTTCAGCCTGGCCGACGCGCTGAACCAGGAGTTCCTCCACACGCGCACCAACGAGAAGGTCGAGCTGCAGCACCTGAACGACCGCTTCGCCAGCTACATCGAGAAGGTTCGCTTCCTGGAGCAGCAGAACGCTACGTTGGTGGTGGAGATTGAGAGGCTGCGGGGGCGTGAACCCACACGCATCGCCGACCTGTACGAAGAGGAGATGAGGGACCTGCGTCGCCAGGTGGAGACCTTGACCAATCAGAGGAGCCGCGTCGAGGTGGAGAGGGACAACCTGGGCGAAGACTTGGACAAACTCAAACTCAGgtaggaaagagggggaggagggggaggagggagaaagagaagcgagaggagcaggatgaggggggagaggaagagaattGAGGAGAAGGACGAAGAGTAGGGTAGAAATATGGTAACTAGAAGTTACTGTAAAACTGATGATGTAAATgggactttataaatacattttattgattgatcGATTAATTGCTCAGTAAGACTGCAGGGGTGTAGTTTCTGATTGGTGGATAAGTGGATGAAGGAGAGCATCATGGGTAACATTAGAGAGGAGAACTCTAGAAGTGAAGATCCTAGTATAATGCAAGCATGACATTTCAGCCACCAAAAGCAGCACTGATATCACGGCTGGTTCATGCATACAGTCCCCTGGGATTTCAGTCAGCACCTCTCGATTAGGTGTTGTGGTTTAGCTGGTTTGTTTGTTGTGGCCTCAGAAAGTATTTTTAAACTTGGTCATATCACTCACTACAAGTGGACTGATTGTGAGGTGCTTTTGAAGAAGTTGTGTATTTGGATTCTTACTGAAAGTAAAATAGGAAGTGTTTCTGCTTCAGGTTTTCCAAATGTGTGATAGTCTTACTGCCGTTTGCATAGTTGCGAGATCAGCATGCCTCCTCTGCTGTTGAAGTGAAGGCCTAGATGACATATTAAATATGCAGTGCATGTGTGGGTTGAGTGACAGCACAGAATCTTCCATGCCATTCTCATTCAACCCATGAAATAGGAGAGAAGCACTAGTGATTAATAAAGACTGGCGAAGAAAGAAAGATGCACACAAGTGCAGAGTGGGATAGTCTTGTTCCAACTCCAGTGGACCTTTAATTAAGTCAACAAGATCCATCCTCCACCTAACCCCTGAaggactagacccagcctccttCTGAAAGACTAAAGCCAGCCTCCTTCTCATTTAGGGTATGGTCTAAGCCTCTAGACCTTACAGAAGCATGTCCTTACCGTCACTTACTGGCGCCACAGTCCGACTCTATAAAAGGCCAGGAATGAaaacatctgtattcagacagataTAATCCAGATCTCTCTATCTGGCAGTGGGGCCTCCTGACGTCTAGAGCTGGTATTCAAAATGGGACCTGGGATTGGATTAAGACCACATCTGCACATTAGATCCACACAGCAGTCTTAAAGTCCCTATCAAACAATTCCTGGGTGACAAATCACTTGTTATTAGACaggtgacttgcctagttaaataaaggttcaataaaaatgttTGGTAAAAGGTGCGGACACGTAAAAGACACAATTGTGATTGGGTCTCTTTGGTCAACTGTGTTTCCAGACTGCAGGAAGAGATCCTTCAGAGGGAGGACGCAGAGAACAACCTGGCTGCTTTCAGAGCTGTGAGTTGAACACTATTAATCAACACAGATTATGAATATGACAACATGTCCATGTCTCACTACTATTATTTTCTCTGCTTTTAATCTAAATGTAGACTGGGTAGTCGTTTGTACTGCCACACAGCTGGGCACCGACGTCAGTCAGTTCAACgtcaagtctttttttttttgagTTTTCAGCTAATGTGAATGTAACgttaaatcaacaacaacaacaaaaatctccataccattggatttaggttaaaagttgggtgaaaaaaagacgaaATGCCTTTAGTTtaccacgttgattcaacgtcatcacatttactttgggggttgaaatgacgtggaaacaatgttgattcaatcagtttttgcccagtgagaTGTCTGTTGAATGACTCTAACGTCTGTCTGTTCTAGGATGTTGATGCTGCCACTCTGGCCCGTCTAGACTTGGAGAGACGCGTCGAGACGCTACAGGAGGAGATCGCCTTCCTCAAGAAGATTCACGAGGAGGTTCGTTACTCAGTCTGTGGATTTTAATGTGCtatgtgttactacagttggtctgtctgtctatctgtcaatGTATCTAGTCATTGGTCATTccatctgcctgtctctctggggTAGGAAtgaacaaagacacacacacacacacacacacaaacacacagacacaccacacacaaacactatttgtgtgtgtgtatgcttcaTAACAGACAATGGAGAAGAAAAAGCTGTAGAAACCTTAACCTATTgacctctcctactctctctccttctccaactatctctcctcctcctccttctcctcctcctctgctttcCTCCACTTTAAACCTATTGACCCTCCCCCCACGtcacctcacccctccctcctctctacctctccccacctccccctccctccccaccacaCTTGCAGGAGATCCGTGAGATGCAGTCCCAGATGCAGGAGACCCAGGTGCAGATCCAGATGGACATGTCCAAGCCGGACCTGACAGCTGCCCTCAGGGACATCAGGGCCCAGTACGAGGGCATCGCCGCCAAGAACATCTCGGAGGCCGAGGAGTGGTACAAGTCTAAggtgatgggggagagagagaggggggagagaggggagggaacgggggggagagaggggggagagagatagatagagaacaaaagagagagaaagagagacggagagaggggggagatagagaacaagagtgagagaaagcgagagagagggagagatgtagaacgagagagaaagagagagagatcagatcaGTTAAATTCTTCGATTTACTAGAAAATGTCTCTGGCACTGTGGGGGGGTGCAGTTATTGTGATGTCAGACAAAGTGGTGTACTTCCtgttgacctctgacccctgctGACCTATAGGTGACAGACCTGAACCAGGCGGTGAACAAGAACAATGAGGCTCTGAAAGAGGCCAAGATGGAGACCATGGAGTTCAGACACCAGCTCCAGTCCTACACCTGTGAGATTGACTCACTTAAAGGCACCGTAAGTCTCTCAGTCTGAAtactattctcctctcctcacgACACCCTTTATTCCTCCTCATATCCTTCTGTACTTTCATAATTCATACCACCACGCTTTCATTCTCTTCATTTTTTCCCTTCCCTGGTCTGCAAGTTCACTTCCAAGAAACATGTCAATCTCTTTCTCtaatttctctccccctccctcactccctctctcctctctcctcctcccccctaacCCCCTCCCT includes:
- the LOC115179313 gene encoding desmin-like codes for the protein MSSYRSSAQSAQSGSSSYRRTFGAGYSPAMSHSLYSSRGSGGGLGLGHGGSGHISSRVYEVTKTSASPSYSGYRTSSHFGGPVMSSTAHGSRSYAGMGETLDFSLADALNQEFLHTRTNEKVELQHLNDRFASYIEKVRFLEQQNATLVVEIERLRGREPTRIADLYEEEMRDLRRQVETLTNQRSRVEVERDNLGEDLDKLKLRLQEEILQREDAENNLAAFRADVDAATLARLDLERRVETLQEEIAFLKKIHEEEIREMQSQMQETQVQIQMDMSKPDLTAALRDIRAQYEGIAAKNISEAEEWYKSKVTDLNQAVNKNNEALKEAKMETMEFRHQLQSYTCEIDSLKGTNESLMRQMREMEERHGREAGGYQDTISRLEAEIANMKDEMARHLREYQDLLNVKMALDVEIATYRKLLEGEESRISLPIQNYSTMTFRETSPERHHRVAESHSKKSVLIKTIETRDGEVVSESTQHQQDIM